In Coprothermobacter sp., one DNA window encodes the following:
- a CDS encoding metal-dependent hydrolase, translating into MTREQLTYLGHSAFLITTTAGDILIDPFLSGNPSASMGPDDVHPDYILVTHGHSDHLGDTIAIARRTGAMVIGPAELVTYLAGKGVANVHAMHIGGNHVFPFGELFLTQALHGSSVTENGHLIYTGNPCGFVVKTGQRTIYHAGDTGVFLDMALIGRLHPLDIALLPIGGNFTMGIDDAVEAVKMLAPRTVIPMHYGTFPVIAVDPQLFRKKVDSTTSAHCAVLKPGQTF; encoded by the coding sequence TTGACACGTGAGCAGCTCACCTACCTTGGTCATTCGGCTTTCCTGATCACCACGACAGCCGGTGACATCCTCATCGACCCGTTCCTCTCGGGCAACCCTTCAGCATCCATGGGTCCCGACGATGTCCATCCAGACTACATCCTCGTGACGCACGGCCATTCCGATCACTTGGGCGACACCATCGCCATCGCCAGGCGCACCGGAGCAATGGTCATCGGCCCGGCGGAACTTGTCACCTACCTTGCAGGCAAGGGTGTTGCGAACGTGCATGCCATGCACATTGGCGGCAATCACGTCTTCCCATTCGGTGAACTCTTCCTGACCCAGGCCCTGCATGGCTCCTCAGTGACGGAGAACGGCCACCTCATCTACACGGGAAATCCCTGCGGCTTTGTCGTCAAGACCGGACAGCGGACCATCTACCATGCCGGGGACACGGGCGTGTTTCTCGACATGGCGCTCATCGGCCGACTGCACCCACTGGACATCGCGCTTCTCCCCATTGGTGGCAATTTCACGATGGGGATCGACGACGCCGTAGAGGCAGTCAAGATGCTCGCTCCACGCACCGTGATCCCGATGCACTACGGGACCTTCCCGGTCATCGCCGTCGACCCGCAACTGTTCCGGAAGAAGGTGGATTCCACGACAAGCGCCCATTGCGCGGTCCTGAAACCCGGACAGACGTTCTGA
- a CDS encoding arginine decarboxylase: MRDQSRTPFFDAVQSYIGKHRAGLHMPGHMAGQGIHPRLKEFWGENVFLSDLTEVEGLDYLHRPIGVVKEAQELAAEAYGAIESFFLVNGSTVGNQAMILSTCDPYDRVIVQRNSHRSMYGALILNELRPIYLEAEEDRLLQFQTFPSKKTFARVLRDHPEAKTVFVTNPNYFGISSDIDYYVQKAHATGRRILVDEAHGSHFHFHPDLPKSAVDAGADMVVQSTHKTLSGLTQTSMLHLGSRRVDKELVRATLTMLESSSPSYILITALDVARMQMATNGHDLLQRAIDLAEDARRRINNIEGLFAPGRERAHSDAIYDVDLTKLTVHVSRLGLTGFQVEEILNRDYNVEIELSDLENILAFITIGAPKEAVEILIKALEDISRKRHGKTSSITPPPPIPSIPEMVLFPFEAYYAKRERVRMEDSVGRIIAELVTPYPPGIPITVPGEVMTHGCVDYMVFMRDHGADLQGIIDKTARYVQVVKER; encoded by the coding sequence ATGAGAGATCAGAGTCGTACCCCATTTTTCGATGCTGTCCAGTCGTATATCGGCAAGCACCGCGCCGGCCTCCACATGCCGGGGCACATGGCAGGCCAGGGTATTCATCCGCGCCTCAAGGAGTTCTGGGGAGAGAATGTGTTCCTTTCCGATCTGACGGAGGTCGAAGGGCTCGACTACCTCCATCGCCCCATCGGCGTTGTCAAGGAAGCGCAGGAGCTAGCCGCTGAAGCCTACGGCGCCATCGAATCATTCTTTCTCGTCAACGGTTCGACGGTCGGAAACCAAGCCATGATCCTGTCGACCTGCGATCCCTATGACCGCGTCATTGTGCAGCGCAATTCGCACCGCTCGATGTACGGAGCACTCATCCTCAACGAACTGCGCCCCATCTACCTCGAGGCTGAAGAAGACCGCCTGCTTCAGTTCCAGACATTCCCGTCCAAGAAGACGTTCGCGCGCGTGCTCCGGGACCACCCTGAAGCCAAGACCGTCTTCGTGACCAACCCCAACTACTTCGGCATCAGCTCGGACATTGACTACTACGTTCAGAAAGCGCACGCCACGGGACGTCGCATCCTGGTCGACGAGGCCCATGGGTCGCACTTCCATTTCCACCCGGACCTTCCCAAGAGCGCTGTCGATGCGGGCGCCGACATGGTCGTCCAGAGCACGCACAAGACGCTCTCTGGCCTTACTCAGACATCCATGCTGCATCTGGGCTCACGGCGCGTGGACAAGGAATTGGTACGAGCCACGCTCACGATGTTGGAGAGCTCGTCGCCCTCGTACATCCTCATAACGGCCCTCGACGTCGCCCGTATGCAGATGGCGACGAACGGTCACGACCTGCTTCAACGGGCCATCGATCTCGCAGAGGATGCTCGACGTCGCATCAACAACATCGAGGGGCTCTTTGCCCCGGGCAGGGAACGCGCTCACTCCGACGCCATCTATGATGTTGACCTCACCAAACTGACCGTCCATGTGTCGAGACTGGGACTGACTGGATTCCAGGTCGAAGAGATCCTCAACAGAGACTACAACGTCGAAATCGAATTGTCTGATCTTGAGAATATCCTGGCATTCATCACGATCGGGGCACCTAAGGAAGCAGTGGAGATTCTCATCAAGGCACTCGAGGATATCTCCCGCAAACGCCACGGCAAGACCTCCAGCATCACTCCTCCGCCACCCATCCCCAGCATTCCCGAGATGGTCCTCTTCCCGTTCGAGGCATATTATGCCAAGAGGGAGCGCGTCCGCATGGAAGACTCCGTCGGACGCATCATCGCGGAGCTCGTGACTCCCTATCCGCCGGGCATCCCGATCACAGTCCCCGGGGAAGTCATGACGCACGGGTGCGTGGACTACATGGTGTTCATGCGCGACCACGGCGCCGACCTGCAGGGCATCATCGACAAGACGGCCAGGTACGTGCAGGTCGTCAAGGAGCGCTGA